In a genomic window of Roseiflexus castenholzii DSM 13941:
- a CDS encoding MGDG synthase family glycosyltransferase yields the protein MSDAHSEPSTSGAPRILFAISDTGGGHRSGAQAIAAAIEQRVGDAVETYIIDIFTHTGVPVVRNAPVVYDKLSTRWLPLYDTLYRLTDGRRRIDALTKVVYFAAHRNILRVLEAVQPTLVVSVHPLLNRLIGNARRTYRLSFRFITVVTDLVSLHASWADPDAELCIVPTNEAYERMLRLGMPESKLVRTGFPVHPKFVAYHQTRDAAQANLGLAPELFTVLVTSGGVGSGNMEQLVRNIHTAYPQLQVLVVTGRNTALRERLEQIGFGPNVRIFGFVTNMEELMAASDIVISKAGPGTLMEALVMRRPVIVTQAVGMQERGNIDFVLNHELGLFCPTIDRIVPVLAELMEPSTYAAVTARLVDAVPRDGAAQIAAILLDQLHLAPPVRRRRRLRLPSVRLPRPRAIARRLHLPRLRRLVRWRRSSSHRRV from the coding sequence ATGTCGGATGCACACAGCGAGCCATCGACCAGCGGCGCACCGCGGATTCTGTTCGCAATCTCCGACACTGGCGGCGGGCATCGCTCAGGAGCGCAGGCGATCGCTGCCGCGATTGAGCAGCGTGTCGGTGATGCGGTCGAAACGTATATTATCGACATCTTTACCCATACCGGCGTGCCGGTTGTGCGGAACGCACCGGTCGTCTACGATAAACTCTCGACACGCTGGTTGCCGCTCTATGATACACTCTATCGTCTGACTGACGGTCGACGACGCATCGATGCGCTGACGAAAGTCGTCTACTTTGCGGCGCATCGCAATATTCTGCGCGTGCTGGAAGCGGTGCAACCAACACTGGTGGTGTCGGTGCATCCGCTGCTCAACCGCCTGATCGGCAATGCACGCCGCACCTATCGCCTCTCGTTTCGTTTCATTACGGTTGTGACCGATCTGGTGAGCCTGCATGCGTCATGGGCCGATCCAGATGCGGAATTGTGCATTGTTCCCACCAATGAAGCCTATGAGCGGATGCTTCGCCTGGGCATGCCAGAGAGCAAGTTGGTGCGCACCGGCTTCCCTGTTCATCCAAAATTTGTCGCATATCATCAGACCCGCGACGCTGCACAGGCGAACCTTGGTCTTGCGCCAGAATTGTTTACCGTGCTGGTGACGAGCGGCGGGGTTGGGTCTGGCAATATGGAGCAACTGGTGCGCAATATTCATACGGCATACCCGCAGTTGCAGGTGCTGGTCGTGACTGGACGCAACACGGCGCTGCGCGAACGTCTTGAGCAGATCGGCTTTGGTCCGAACGTCCGCATCTTCGGCTTCGTGACCAATATGGAAGAGTTGATGGCTGCCAGCGATATTGTCATCTCGAAGGCGGGTCCCGGCACGCTGATGGAAGCATTGGTCATGCGGCGCCCGGTGATCGTGACACAGGCGGTCGGTATGCAGGAACGCGGGAACATCGATTTCGTGCTGAACCATGAACTTGGGTTGTTCTGCCCTACCATTGATCGCATTGTGCCGGTGCTGGCAGAGTTGATGGAGCCATCCACCTATGCAGCAGTCACAGCACGTCTGGTCGATGCGGTTCCGCGCGATGGCGCAGCGCAGATCGCTGCGATCCTGCTGGATCAATTGCACCTTGCGCCGCCGGTTCGCCGCCGTCGTCGTTTGCGCCTGCCGTCGGTGCGCCTGCCGCGCCCGCGGGCGATCGCGCGGCGGTTGCACCTGCCACGCTTGAGAAGATTGGTGCGCTGGAGACGATCATCGTCACACAGGCGGGTGTAG
- a CDS encoding S1C family serine protease — protein MDRRWWTAGLIASTALLCVWCGVFAGIGGWVAGRDIGRREARLELSATAAAQPVLPDLGVLVTRLDRSGPAARAGVARGDVIVAIEGVYVQDARDLRNEILRYRVGDTIRLTILRDQSEQTMNVVLGAFPGNPRLPYLGVYYTARGEEPADL, from the coding sequence TTGGATCGACGCTGGTGGACTGCTGGATTGATTGCATCCACAGCGCTTTTGTGCGTGTGGTGTGGGGTATTTGCCGGTATCGGCGGTTGGGTTGCCGGGCGTGATATTGGTCGGCGCGAGGCGCGCCTCGAACTGAGTGCAACCGCTGCCGCACAACCGGTTCTGCCGGATCTTGGGGTGCTGGTGACACGCCTGGATCGTAGCGGTCCGGCTGCGCGCGCTGGCGTCGCACGCGGCGACGTGATCGTGGCGATTGAAGGGGTGTATGTCCAGGACGCGCGTGATCTGCGGAATGAGATTCTGCGCTACCGTGTGGGCGATACGATTCGCCTGACGATTCTCCGTGACCAGAGTGAGCAGACCATGAACGTTGTGCTTGGCGCCTTCCCTGGTAATCCGCGGCTGCCGTATCTTGGCGTGTACTACACTGCCCGCGGTGAGGAACCGGCTGATCTATGA
- a CDS encoding prephenate dehydrogenase produces MIQIAIIGVGLIGASLGMALRSANERESPLGAITVTGFDTNARALSEARGRLAIDREARTLADAVRDAHLVIVAVPVQAIRAVFADLAPLLPAGATVTDVASTKTQVLAWARELLPTTVDFIGGHPMAGSEKSGPAAASPDLFRNAIYCLSPREHARETAVRLVEAMVEQIGAKLYYIDPVEHDAYVAGVSHLPFMLSTALMDVVSRSPGWREMAPLAATGFRDVTRLASGSAEMHRDICLTNREALARWLDDMAQRLAELRDQVAAGDGEALLAWFRHAQEAREQWLAARPNMRPGEQEFNEMIDMAYERPGLFGRWGSGPRQRKQP; encoded by the coding sequence ATGATTCAGATTGCTATCATCGGCGTTGGACTGATCGGCGCTTCCCTTGGGATGGCGCTGCGTTCTGCGAACGAGCGCGAGTCGCCATTGGGCGCGATCACGGTGACCGGTTTCGACACCAATGCGCGCGCCCTTTCGGAGGCGCGCGGTCGCCTGGCTATTGATCGCGAGGCGCGCACGCTGGCTGATGCAGTGCGCGATGCGCATCTGGTGATCGTTGCGGTTCCGGTGCAGGCGATCCGCGCGGTATTTGCCGATCTTGCACCGCTGTTGCCCGCCGGGGCAACGGTCACCGATGTAGCAAGCACCAAGACACAGGTCCTTGCCTGGGCGCGCGAACTTCTGCCCACAACCGTCGATTTCATTGGCGGGCACCCAATGGCCGGGAGCGAAAAGTCTGGTCCTGCGGCTGCATCGCCCGATCTCTTCCGCAATGCCATCTACTGCCTCTCACCACGCGAACATGCCCGCGAAACGGCGGTGCGCCTTGTTGAGGCAATGGTCGAGCAGATTGGCGCAAAACTCTACTATATCGACCCGGTCGAGCACGATGCGTATGTGGCAGGCGTCTCGCATCTGCCGTTTATGCTCTCGACGGCGTTGATGGATGTTGTGAGTCGCAGTCCCGGTTGGCGCGAGATGGCGCCGCTGGCGGCAACCGGTTTCCGCGATGTGACCCGGCTGGCATCGGGCAGCGCCGAGATGCACCGCGACATTTGTCTGACCAACCGCGAGGCGCTGGCGCGCTGGCTCGATGATATGGCGCAGCGCCTGGCAGAACTGCGCGATCAGGTCGCCGCTGGCGATGGCGAGGCGCTGCTGGCATGGTTTCGCCATGCTCAGGAGGCGCGCGAACAGTGGCTGGCGGCACGCCCGAACATGCGTCCAGGCGAGCAGGAGTTCAATGAAATGATAGATATGGCATATGAGCGACCGGGTCTCTTTGGGCGCTGGGGGTCTGGTCCACGTCAGCGCAAACAGCCGTAA
- a CDS encoding cobalamin B12-binding domain-containing protein, with protein MDRPIRVLIAKPGLDGHDRGAKVIARALRDAGMEVIYTGIQQTPQMIVEAALQEDVDVIGLSILSGAHMTLLPRVMELLRDHGMHDVLVVAGGIISDDDARILKEQHGIAEVYGPGASTHEIVRFIQERCETRT; from the coding sequence ATGGATCGTCCAATCCGTGTGCTCATTGCAAAGCCAGGTCTCGACGGGCACGACCGGGGAGCGAAAGTTATTGCCCGCGCATTGCGTGATGCGGGCATGGAGGTGATCTACACTGGCATTCAGCAAACGCCGCAGATGATTGTCGAGGCGGCGTTGCAGGAAGATGTCGATGTGATTGGTCTTTCGATCCTCTCCGGTGCGCATATGACTCTGTTGCCGCGCGTGATGGAATTGCTGCGCGACCACGGGATGCACGACGTGCTGGTTGTGGCGGGTGGGATCATTTCGGACGACGATGCCCGGATATTGAAAGAGCAGCATGGCATTGCTGAGGTGTACGGACCTGGCGCTTCAACCCACGAGATCGTGCGTTTCATTCAGGAACGATGCGAAACGAGGACTTGA
- the meaB gene encoding methylmalonyl Co-A mutase-associated GTPase MeaB, translating to MDLVQALLSGHRRALAQALTLVETGGPQARALLGALFAHTGRAHIIGVTGAPGAGKSTLVTALAAHWRRTGRTVGIIAVDPTSPFTRGALLGDRIRMQALSGDPGVFIRSMASRGRLGGIARATGDAVALLDAAGFDLVLIETVGAGQGEVEIAAAAHTTIVIEIPGAGDDIQAIKAGILEIADVLVVNKADRDGAEQTVRQLRAMLSLADLPVDGWTPPVLTAVAMRGEGIEAIATAAERHLAYLRESERLTRREQERAERELRLILQETALERVRAHVAPSDWEALIAQIVARALDPYTAANRLLERVLPQSGG from the coding sequence GTGGACCTGGTACAGGCGTTGCTGTCCGGCCATCGGCGCGCGCTGGCACAGGCGCTGACCCTTGTGGAAACCGGCGGTCCGCAGGCGCGCGCCCTTCTTGGCGCACTGTTCGCGCACACCGGTCGCGCGCATATCATTGGCGTGACCGGCGCACCCGGCGCCGGTAAATCGACGCTGGTCACCGCGCTGGCAGCGCACTGGCGGCGCACCGGTCGGACGGTTGGCATTATTGCGGTCGATCCGACGTCGCCATTCACGCGCGGCGCTCTTCTCGGCGACCGAATCCGCATGCAGGCCCTCAGCGGCGATCCCGGCGTGTTTATTCGCAGTATGGCAAGCCGCGGGCGGCTGGGGGGTATTGCCCGCGCCACCGGCGATGCAGTGGCACTGCTCGACGCCGCCGGATTCGATCTGGTGCTGATCGAGACGGTCGGCGCCGGTCAGGGTGAGGTCGAGATCGCCGCGGCGGCTCATACCACAATTGTTATCGAAATCCCCGGCGCCGGTGATGATATTCAGGCTATCAAAGCCGGCATTCTCGAAATCGCCGATGTGCTGGTGGTTAACAAAGCCGATCGCGACGGCGCGGAACAGACGGTTCGCCAGTTGCGCGCGATGCTGAGCCTGGCTGACCTGCCGGTTGACGGCTGGACCCCTCCGGTATTGACTGCTGTCGCTATGCGCGGCGAAGGTATCGAAGCGATTGCGACGGCAGCAGAGCGACATCTGGCCTATCTCCGCGAAAGCGAGCGCTTGACCCGGCGCGAGCAGGAACGCGCCGAGCGTGAACTGCGGTTGATCCTCCAGGAAACAGCACTCGAGCGGGTGCGTGCGCATGTCGCGCCGTCTGATTGGGAGGCATTGATTGCCCAGATCGTCGCGCGCGCGCTCGATCCGTATACCGCTGCGAATCGCCTGCTTGAGCGCGTGCTCCCACAGTCGGGCGGATAA
- a CDS encoding HD domain-containing protein codes for MEHHAAFDYIRDLLTLPEVVETRHHMHHSIPKHDHLTRSVRMSYHLSRLLRADIRTCVRAALLHDINSRAGTLTTHGRVAARWAAAQGEDPAVCAAIESHMYPLGPAPASREAWVLVLADKAASLGDIKQFLTGLIDGRSLEERRRLKETDPYYRQRPRRRLFRHWRAKRAP; via the coding sequence ATGGAACATCACGCCGCTTTCGACTATATCCGTGATCTCCTGACCCTGCCAGAAGTTGTCGAAACTCGCCACCACATGCATCATAGTATTCCCAAACACGATCATCTGACCCGTTCAGTGCGCATGTCGTACCATCTGAGCCGCTTGCTCCGCGCCGATATTCGCACCTGTGTACGCGCTGCGCTGCTCCACGACATCAACTCGCGCGCCGGCACCCTGACGACGCACGGGCGCGTAGCGGCGCGTTGGGCTGCGGCGCAAGGCGAAGATCCGGCAGTCTGTGCGGCGATCGAGAGCCACATGTATCCGCTTGGTCCGGCGCCGGCGTCGCGTGAGGCATGGGTGCTGGTGCTGGCGGATAAAGCCGCGTCGCTGGGAGATATCAAGCAGTTTCTGACGGGATTGATCGACGGGCGCAGCCTGGAAGAGCGCCGTCGCTTGAAAGAAACCGACCCCTACTATCGTCAGCGACCACGGCGGCGGCTGTTCCGCCACTGGCGCGCGAAGCGCGCGCCATAG